In one Shinella sp. PSBB067 genomic region, the following are encoded:
- a CDS encoding DUF2200 domain-containing protein, with protein MAKHRIYTTSFASVYPLYVAKAGKKGRTKAEVDRIICWLTGYDDRELHARLAQQNDFETFFAEAPALNPARRSIKGVVCGVRVEDIEEPTMREIRYLDKLIDELARGRPMDSILREG; from the coding sequence ATGGCGAAACACAGGATCTACACGACCAGCTTTGCGAGCGTATATCCGCTCTACGTTGCCAAGGCCGGGAAGAAGGGGCGCACGAAGGCCGAGGTCGACCGGATCATCTGCTGGTTGACGGGCTATGACGACAGGGAGCTTCACGCCCGGCTCGCGCAGCAGAACGACTTCGAGACGTTCTTCGCGGAGGCGCCCGCGCTCAATCCCGCACGGCGCTCGATCAAGGGTGTCGTCTGCGGCGTGCGGGTGGAGGACATAGAGGAGCCGACCATGCGGGAAATCCGCTACCTCGACAAACTCATCGACGAGCTGGCGCGAGGCCGGCCCATGGACAGTATCCTGCGGGAGGGTTGA
- a CDS encoding N-formylglutamate amidohydrolase, whose translation METRETSADLVAQPLWSMTRGLSPLVGTAIHDGHFLHEDVAALMALSPDDRLREEDPFTAAFIQDLGNRVVVHRSRFEVDLNRPREGAVYLRPEQAWGLDIWRERPSTARVEAILRQHDGYYEMLHALLCDVQRAHGRFILLDIHSYNHRRAGPGAPPTAQADAPDINIGTFSMDRAYWAPVLDSFMACLRRQPFPGRQLDVRENVAFAGKGEQTRFVHARFPGTGCAIAVEFKKIFMDEWTGEPDPQAIEALRAAIRASLPVLEAALAAMPGGKTP comes from the coding sequence ATGGAAACACGAGAGACGTCGGCGGATCTTGTCGCACAACCACTTTGGTCGATGACCCGGGGTCTTTCGCCGCTCGTCGGCACGGCCATTCATGACGGACATTTCCTGCACGAGGACGTCGCGGCGCTGATGGCATTGAGCCCGGACGACCGCCTGCGCGAGGAGGATCCGTTCACGGCGGCCTTCATCCAGGACCTCGGCAACCGTGTCGTCGTTCATCGTTCACGTTTCGAGGTCGACCTGAACAGGCCGCGCGAGGGTGCGGTCTATCTGCGCCCGGAACAGGCCTGGGGCCTCGACATCTGGCGTGAGCGACCCTCCACGGCGAGGGTCGAGGCGATACTGCGCCAGCACGACGGCTATTACGAGATGCTGCATGCCCTGTTGTGCGACGTGCAGCGCGCGCATGGCCGCTTCATCCTGCTCGACATCCACAGCTACAACCATCGCCGCGCCGGTCCCGGCGCGCCGCCGACGGCCCAGGCGGATGCGCCCGACATCAACATCGGCACCTTCTCCATGGACAGGGCCTATTGGGCGCCGGTGCTCGATTCATTTATGGCGTGCCTGCGCCGCCAGCCCTTCCCAGGCCGGCAGCTCGACGTACGTGAGAATGTCGCCTTTGCCGGGAAGGGGGAGCAGACGCGCTTCGTCCATGCCCGTTTTCCCGGCACGGGCTGCGCCATCGCCGTGGAATTCAAGAAGATATTCATGGACGAGTGGACGGGAGAGCCCGATCCGCAGGCCATAGAGGCCCTGCGGGCGGCCATCCGCGCCAGCCTGCCGGTTCTGGAAGCGGCGCTCGCGGCCATGCCCGGCGGGAAAACGCCATGA
- a CDS encoding flavohemoglobin expression-modulating QEGLA motif protein — protein sequence MSGRAKPAQDVGARVAEALDHGLPVRLDLPRRGRLHLDRPLPFLAVHVGRRAAPAARAAAMANAAYLLAGNLSDAAAVVREVAARMREQFGAFLVLDFGELSRDRLAKDTPFLAPFRISVSSSSDKAAERALSAFVGAVEKIDGRYRAPRIERSALSEDSHSGLARRLPDCSTLTVRVAPIYRVPQSRAVYPELQGWLVAHLLDAGLQAAAQFSRTETALSPATHRALGRRVFVEAVTRADRAMDEIAASFDFLLAVTPINADTAFEEFSASGFERAPVFLYRPLAIDIAARKKALFSITLDRFEDPVLEKLFGEKQQELDLQLSMLSAREDGRFVEMSRALYGSVDARLEKAARDILDATALSGRAREPQMVDHRYVERRARAMIGGYSAQFSAFSPRVEVRDDLPAGLMVSSDRLLIASSTTMARERVEALLSHEVGVHLLTYCNGSGHGLRLFRTGLAGYEGAQEGLAVLAEYLAGGMTTARLRLIAARVVACAAMLDGASFVETFRLLSREEGFRPPAAFNIALRLHRGGGLAKDAIYLRGLLDILAHLRAGGDLEPFWLGKIAARHFAVMQELSQRGLLKAPRLVPQFMTARGAPERLARLRAGLTPLDLVS from the coding sequence ATGAGCGGCCGGGCAAAGCCGGCGCAAGATGTCGGCGCCCGCGTTGCGGAAGCGCTCGACCACGGCCTGCCCGTGCGCCTCGATCTTCCAAGGCGTGGCCGCCTTCACCTCGATCGCCCGCTGCCGTTCCTCGCCGTGCATGTGGGACGGCGCGCGGCTCCCGCGGCGCGGGCTGCGGCGATGGCGAATGCCGCCTACCTCCTGGCCGGCAATCTTTCCGACGCGGCGGCCGTCGTGCGTGAGGTCGCCGCCCGTATGCGCGAGCAGTTCGGCGCATTCCTCGTGCTCGATTTCGGCGAGCTTTCCCGCGATCGATTGGCGAAGGACACGCCTTTTCTGGCGCCGTTCCGCATCAGCGTTTCCTCATCCTCCGACAAGGCTGCGGAACGGGCGCTGTCGGCCTTCGTCGGCGCGGTGGAGAAGATCGACGGGCGCTATCGCGCGCCGCGGATCGAGCGCTCGGCGCTTTCCGAGGATTCCCATTCCGGCCTTGCCCGTCGCCTGCCGGATTGTTCCACGCTCACCGTGCGGGTCGCTCCGATCTACAGGGTGCCGCAATCGCGCGCCGTCTATCCGGAATTGCAGGGGTGGCTGGTCGCCCATCTGCTCGATGCCGGCCTGCAGGCCGCGGCACAGTTTTCGCGGACCGAGACGGCGCTTTCCCCCGCGACGCACCGGGCGCTTGGCCGCCGCGTCTTCGTCGAGGCCGTCACGCGGGCCGACCGGGCGATGGACGAGATCGCCGCAAGCTTCGATTTCCTGCTCGCGGTCACGCCCATCAATGCCGACACCGCCTTCGAGGAATTCAGCGCCTCGGGTTTCGAGCGCGCGCCCGTCTTCCTCTACCGCCCGCTCGCCATCGACATTGCCGCGCGCAAGAAGGCCTTGTTCTCCATCACCCTCGACCGTTTCGAGGATCCCGTGCTGGAGAAGCTTTTCGGCGAAAAGCAGCAGGAGCTTGATCTGCAGCTCTCCATGCTTTCGGCGCGCGAAGACGGCCGTTTCGTCGAGATGAGCCGGGCGCTCTACGGCTCGGTCGATGCGCGGCTGGAGAAGGCGGCGCGCGACATTCTCGACGCGACGGCGCTTTCCGGCCGCGCGCGGGAGCCGCAGATGGTCGATCATCGCTATGTCGAGCGGCGGGCAAGAGCGATGATCGGCGGCTACAGCGCGCAGTTCTCCGCCTTCTCGCCGCGCGTCGAGGTGCGCGACGACCTTCCCGCCGGGCTCATGGTCTCCAGCGACCGCCTGCTGATCGCAAGCTCGACGACCATGGCCCGCGAGCGGGTGGAGGCGCTGCTGAGCCACGAGGTCGGCGTGCATCTCCTGACCTATTGCAACGGCTCCGGCCACGGCCTGCGGCTCTTCCGCACCGGCCTTGCGGGCTATGAAGGTGCGCAGGAGGGCCTCGCCGTACTGGCGGAATATCTGGCGGGCGGGATGACGACGGCAAGGCTCCGGCTGATCGCGGCCCGCGTGGTCGCCTGCGCCGCCATGCTGGACGGGGCGAGCTTCGTGGAAACGTTCAGGCTGCTCTCGCGGGAGGAGGGGTTCCGGCCGCCGGCCGCCTTCAACATCGCGCTTCGACTGCATCGCGGCGGCGGGCTCGCCAAGGACGCCATCTACCTGCGCGGCCTTCTCGACATCCTCGCGCATCTGCGTGCCGGCGGCGACCTGGAGCCGTTCTGGCTCGGCAAGATCGCGGCCCGCCATTTTGCCGTGATGCAGGAGCTGAGCCAGCGCGGCCTGCTCAAGGCGCCCCGGCTCGTGCCGCAATTCATGACCGCCAGGGGCGCGCCCGAGCGCCTCGCCCGGCTTCGCGCCGGCCTCACCCCTCTCGATCTCGTCTCATAG
- a CDS encoding glutathione synthetase, translating into MRIAFFVNSIADESPQFTTTALALAALNRGHEICYVTPGDFVLRPDDSLSVRGLVLPSSGYKKPETLHKDLQGERAESRVFDIGEIDVLFLRNDPSLDMTDRPWATSVGALFGRLAVLRGTLVVNDPAGLAKAQNKLYLQDFPASVRPATLVSKSIEEIRAFIEGQKRKGAIIKPLQGSGGKNVFKVTSPDDHNLNQIFEAVSGEGYLIAQSFMPEASEGDVRFFVMNGRPLMRDGKYAAFRRVPAKGEIRSNVHVGGGPVRVEVMPEMLAVVEAVRPKLVEDGMFLVGLDIVGDKILEINVFTPGGLSNLAELYGANFSESVIAALEEKIAIREAYGRSIENSRLATL; encoded by the coding sequence ATGCGCATCGCATTCTTCGTCAATTCGATCGCCGACGAGAGCCCGCAGTTCACGACGACGGCCCTGGCGCTCGCCGCGCTCAACCGCGGACATGAAATCTGCTATGTCACGCCGGGCGATTTCGTGCTCCGCCCGGACGACAGCCTGTCCGTGCGCGGCCTCGTGCTGCCGTCCTCCGGCTACAAGAAGCCGGAAACGCTGCACAAGGACCTTCAGGGGGAGCGCGCGGAAAGCCGTGTCTTCGACATCGGCGAGATCGACGTGCTGTTCCTGCGCAACGATCCTTCCCTCGACATGACCGACAGGCCCTGGGCGACCAGCGTGGGGGCGCTGTTCGGGCGGCTCGCGGTGTTGCGCGGCACGCTGGTCGTCAACGATCCGGCGGGTCTCGCCAAGGCGCAGAACAAGCTCTACCTGCAGGACTTTCCCGCCTCCGTCCGGCCGGCGACGCTGGTCTCCAAGAGCATCGAGGAGATCCGGGCCTTCATCGAGGGGCAGAAGAGGAAGGGGGCGATCATCAAGCCGCTGCAGGGCTCGGGCGGCAAGAACGTCTTCAAGGTCACCTCGCCGGACGACCACAACCTCAACCAGATCTTCGAGGCGGTGAGCGGGGAGGGCTACCTCATCGCCCAGAGCTTCATGCCGGAAGCCAGCGAGGGCGACGTGCGCTTCTTCGTGATGAACGGCCGGCCCCTGATGCGCGACGGCAAATATGCCGCCTTCCGCCGCGTGCCTGCCAAGGGCGAGATCCGCTCGAACGTCCATGTCGGCGGCGGCCCGGTGCGGGTCGAGGTGATGCCCGAAATGCTCGCCGTCGTCGAGGCCGTCCGCCCCAAGCTCGTGGAGGACGGCATGTTCCTCGTCGGCCTCGACATCGTCGGCGACAAGATACTGGAGATAAACGTGTTCACGCCAGGCGGGCTCAGCAATCTCGCAGAGCTCTACGGAGCCAATTTCTCCGAGAGCGTGATCGCCGCGCTCGAGGAGAAGATCGCCATACGCGAAGCCTACGGCCGCAGCATCGAGAACAGCCGGCTCGCGACGCTGTGA
- a CDS encoding IS30 family transposase produces the protein MKHTYSHLDLNERRRIARWRHAGLSVDIIAEKLGRHRSTIFREVRRNVYIDKEWPDLSGYHCATAHDMACERRAKLRKLARFSHVRQSVIERIVHGWSPQQIAGRMRLEHHPISVSHETIYKFAYSADGHAIKLWKHLPEHRARRRPRHARRRHGQRFSPDLNILRRPDVVADRRQFGHWECDLIQFRQKFGKANVTSLVERVSRFAVLFRNNDRQSRPIMERLIGVLQALPHRARRSITFDRGTEFTDWPYLQAGIGSATWFCDPQSPWQKGTVENTNGRARKWLSRDVDPLSITDQDLKDICDRLNTTPRKCLGYKTPAEVFRQKLLAQMRSGG, from the coding sequence ATGAAACACACCTACTCCCACCTGGACCTGAATGAACGCCGCAGGATAGCGCGCTGGCGTCACGCCGGCCTGAGCGTCGATATCATCGCGGAGAAGCTGGGACGTCATCGCTCGACGATCTTCCGCGAGGTTCGGCGCAACGTCTACATCGACAAGGAATGGCCTGATCTCAGCGGCTACCATTGCGCGACCGCGCATGACATGGCTTGCGAACGGCGGGCCAAGCTCAGGAAGCTCGCGCGCTTCTCGCATGTCCGCCAGTCCGTCATCGAACGGATCGTGCACGGCTGGTCGCCGCAACAGATCGCCGGTCGGATGCGGCTGGAGCACCATCCGATTTCGGTCAGCCACGAGACGATCTACAAGTTTGCCTATTCGGCCGACGGACATGCCATCAAGCTCTGGAAACATCTGCCGGAACATCGTGCGCGACGCCGGCCACGTCATGCGAGGCGCCGGCATGGCCAGCGCTTCAGCCCGGATCTCAACATTTTGCGCCGCCCGGACGTGGTTGCCGATCGCAGGCAGTTCGGACATTGGGAATGCGACCTGATCCAGTTCCGCCAGAAGTTCGGCAAGGCGAACGTGACGTCACTGGTCGAGCGGGTCAGCCGCTTTGCTGTTCTCTTTCGCAACAACGACAGGCAGTCGCGCCCGATCATGGAGCGTCTCATCGGCGTGCTGCAGGCCCTGCCCCATCGCGCACGGCGCTCGATCACTTTCGACCGTGGGACGGAGTTTACCGACTGGCCCTACCTCCAGGCCGGGATCGGCTCCGCGACATGGTTCTGCGACCCGCAATCGCCCTGGCAGAAAGGCACCGTCGAGAACACGAACGGGCGGGCCAGGAAATGGCTTTCGAGGGATGTCGATCCGCTCTCGATTACCGACCAGGATCTGAAGGACATCTGCGACCGGCTGAACACAACGCCACGCAAGTGCCTCGGCTACAAGACACCGGCCGAGGTCTTTCGCCAGAAGCTACTCGCGCAGATGCGATCCGGAGGGTAG
- a CDS encoding Crp/Fnr family transcriptional regulator, which translates to MKIDRTVVQSLALFDRMSDEDLDRLLTHATARRVAQGDAVFEQGQQATSFFLLLHGRLKVTQVTEDGQQIIVRVVHPGDLFGFAKALQRADYPGTARAATESVILGWPTDLWPHFVEQNPRLAVSTMQTIGQRLEEAHTRIREMSTQEVERRVAHAVLRLSKQAGRKEGEGIRIDFPISRQDIAEMTGTTLHTVSRILSAWESQGLVEGGRQKLLIRDLAGLAALADGPRD; encoded by the coding sequence GTGAAGATTGACCGGACCGTCGTCCAGTCGCTCGCCCTGTTCGACAGGATGAGCGACGAGGATCTCGACAGGCTTCTGACCCACGCAACGGCACGCCGCGTGGCGCAGGGCGATGCCGTCTTCGAACAGGGCCAGCAGGCCACGAGCTTCTTCCTCCTGCTGCACGGCCGGCTGAAGGTGACGCAGGTGACGGAGGACGGCCAGCAGATCATCGTGCGCGTCGTGCATCCCGGCGACCTCTTCGGATTTGCCAAGGCCCTGCAGCGCGCCGACTATCCGGGCACCGCGCGCGCGGCGACCGAGAGCGTCATCCTCGGCTGGCCGACCGACCTGTGGCCGCATTTCGTCGAGCAGAATCCGCGCCTTGCCGTCAGCACCATGCAGACCATCGGCCAGCGGCTGGAGGAAGCCCACACCCGCATCCGGGAAATGTCGACGCAGGAAGTGGAGCGCCGTGTCGCCCATGCCGTGCTGCGCCTTTCCAAGCAGGCCGGCCGCAAGGAAGGGGAGGGCATCCGCATCGACTTCCCCATTTCGCGCCAGGACATAGCCGAGATGACGGGCACGACGCTGCATACGGTGTCGCGTATCCTCAGCGCATGGGAATCGCAGGGGCTCGTCGAAGGCGGGCGGCAGAAGCTCCTGATCCGTGACCTCGCCGGGCTCGCCGCGCTCGCCGACGGCCCGCGCGACTGA
- a CDS encoding SUMF1/EgtB/PvdO family nonheme iron enzyme, translating to MAVLTSKPGNSWTSLALPALLLAALAGGLALKTDLLGSAPAGPVLDEPMTVEIAPRSFDYRESGEFFRNGFAVDGPVKALAVRRPLTIMKYQVTAGDYARCVADGACAAAEPGFAPADPANTPATGVSYDDAMAYAKWLGARTGEIWVLPSDQDLAFAAGSRFPDDALGVDINSTNPADRWLADYRREAARKASRDPVPQALGRFGENEYGLADFAGNVWEWTATCNRRVNLDKAGRVVNDASSCGIYVASGKHRAAMSSFVRNPKGGGCAVGVPPDNVGFRLVKDTRWYAPLLATLREHGIPL from the coding sequence ATGGCTGTGCTGACATCGAAGCCCGGCAATTCGTGGACATCGCTCGCTCTTCCCGCTCTCCTGCTCGCGGCCCTTGCCGGCGGGCTCGCGCTCAAGACGGACCTTCTCGGCAGTGCGCCGGCCGGCCCCGTGCTGGACGAGCCGATGACGGTGGAAATCGCCCCGCGCAGCTTCGACTATCGTGAAAGCGGCGAATTCTTCCGCAACGGCTTTGCCGTGGACGGCCCGGTGAAGGCGCTCGCCGTGCGGCGCCCGCTCACCATCATGAAATACCAGGTCACGGCCGGCGACTACGCGCGCTGCGTCGCCGACGGCGCCTGCGCGGCGGCCGAACCCGGCTTCGCCCCGGCCGACCCCGCCAATACGCCGGCAACGGGCGTCAGCTATGACGACGCCATGGCCTATGCGAAATGGCTCGGCGCGAGAACCGGCGAGATCTGGGTCCTGCCGAGCGACCAGGACCTTGCCTTCGCCGCCGGATCGCGCTTTCCCGACGACGCGCTCGGCGTCGACATCAACAGCACCAATCCGGCGGACCGCTGGCTTGCCGACTATCGCCGCGAAGCGGCACGCAAGGCCTCGCGCGATCCCGTTCCCCAGGCGCTCGGCCGTTTCGGCGAAAACGAATACGGCCTTGCCGATTTCGCCGGCAACGTCTGGGAGTGGACGGCGACGTGCAACCGCCGTGTCAATCTCGACAAGGCGGGGCGCGTGGTGAACGACGCCTCGTCGTGCGGCATCTATGTCGCGAGCGGCAAGCACCGCGCCGCCATGAGCTCGTTCGTGCGCAATCCGAAGGGCGGCGGCTGCGCCGTCGGCGTTCCCCCCGACAATGTCGGCTTCCGGCTCGTCAAGGATACCCGCTGGTATGCACCGCTGCTCGCCACGCTTCGGGAGCACGGAATTCCCCTCTGA
- the nirK gene encoding copper-containing nitrite reductase gives MTEQFQITRRTILGGAALAGVLTPIIAASVARAEGGAIQTNAAATAADIAKLERVKVELVKPPFVHAHTQKAEGGPKIYEFTMKIEEKKLILDDKGTEVHAMTFNGSVPGPLMVVHQDDYVELTLINPETNELQHNIDFHAATGALGGGALTVVNPGEQTILRFKATKAGVFVYHCAPPGMVPWHVTSGMNGAIMVLPREGLTDGHGKELTYDRVYYVGEQDFYVPRDEEGNYKKYDSVGEAYDDTLKVMRTLTPSHIVFNGAVGALTGDNALKAKVGEKVLVVHSQANRDTRPHLIGGHGDYVWATGKFHNVPDVDQETWFIPGGTAGAAFYTFQQPGIYAYVNHNLIEAFELGAAGHFTVEGEWNNDLMTSVSPPSGA, from the coding sequence ATGACTGAGCAGTTTCAGATAACACGCCGCACCATTCTCGGCGGTGCCGCCCTCGCCGGCGTTCTGACGCCGATCATTGCTGCATCGGTGGCGCGGGCCGAAGGCGGCGCCATCCAGACCAATGCAGCCGCAACGGCGGCCGACATCGCAAAGCTGGAACGGGTGAAGGTCGAGCTTGTCAAGCCGCCCTTCGTTCATGCCCACACCCAGAAGGCCGAAGGCGGCCCGAAGATCTACGAATTCACCATGAAGATCGAGGAAAAGAAGCTGATCCTCGACGACAAGGGCACGGAAGTCCACGCCATGACCTTCAACGGCTCGGTCCCGGGCCCGCTGATGGTCGTGCACCAGGACGACTATGTCGAGCTGACGCTCATCAACCCCGAGACCAACGAGCTGCAGCACAACATCGACTTCCACGCGGCAACCGGCGCCCTCGGCGGCGGCGCGCTGACGGTGGTCAACCCCGGCGAGCAGACGATCCTGCGCTTCAAGGCCACCAAGGCCGGCGTCTTCGTCTACCATTGCGCACCTCCCGGCATGGTTCCGTGGCACGTCACCTCGGGCATGAACGGTGCGATCATGGTCCTGCCGCGCGAAGGCCTGACGGACGGCCACGGCAAGGAACTGACCTACGACCGCGTCTACTATGTCGGCGAGCAGGACTTCTACGTGCCCCGCGACGAAGAGGGGAACTACAAGAAGTACGACAGCGTCGGCGAAGCCTATGACGACACGCTGAAGGTCATGCGCACGCTGACCCCGAGCCATATCGTCTTCAACGGCGCCGTCGGGGCTCTCACCGGCGACAATGCCCTCAAGGCGAAGGTGGGCGAGAAGGTCCTCGTCGTGCACTCGCAGGCCAACCGCGACACCCGCCCCCACCTCATCGGTGGCCACGGCGACTATGTCTGGGCAACCGGCAAGTTCCACAACGTTCCTGACGTCGACCAGGAAACCTGGTTCATTCCGGGCGGCACGGCGGGCGCGGCCTTCTACACCTTCCAGCAGCCCGGCATTTACGCCTACGTGAACCACAACCTCATCGAGGCCTTCGAACTGGGCGCGGCCGGTCACTTCACGGTCGAGGGCGAATGGAACAACGACCTGATGACCTCGGTCAGCCCGCCGAGCGGCGCCTGA
- a CDS encoding NnrS family protein, which translates to MTASQPAARVSRAVPRGLSRTGPVLFSYGFRPFFLAGGVWAVVAMVLWIATITGRIDLAGDYGAPNWHAHEMLFGFASAVLAGFLLTAVPNWTGRLPVSGWPLAGLFGLWCAGRLALLAADRIGVVEAAVIDGLFLPVLLGICTREIVAGRKWKDLKILGGLLALSLANAVFHVAVIGGGDDHMAIRLGVAAYVVLVMIVGGRIVPSFTRNWLNKVGRSDFPVPYNRFDTAAILAGVAALAAWTAVPAHPATAGLGIVAAVLHAIRLRRWRGWTTLPEKLLVVLHVAYAFVPLGLLAIAFSALGYLEERSVLHVLSVGAIACMMLAVMTRASLGHTGRPLAASRLTVAAYVALVLCALVRPFGEVLPDASEQIYAAAGLLWIVAFGLFCLEYAPILARKRRVPL; encoded by the coding sequence ATGACTGCAAGCCAACCCGCAGCGCGCGTCAGCCGCGCCGTCCCGCGCGGCCTCTCCCGCACCGGTCCGGTTCTGTTTTCCTACGGCTTCCGGCCGTTCTTCTTGGCCGGCGGCGTGTGGGCCGTGGTCGCCATGGTGCTGTGGATCGCGACGATCACCGGCCGGATCGATCTTGCCGGCGACTACGGCGCGCCGAACTGGCACGCCCACGAAATGCTCTTCGGCTTCGCATCCGCCGTGCTCGCCGGCTTCCTGCTCACGGCGGTGCCGAACTGGACGGGGCGGCTGCCCGTATCCGGCTGGCCGCTCGCCGGGCTCTTCGGCCTGTGGTGCGCCGGACGCCTCGCGCTGCTGGCCGCCGACCGGATCGGCGTGGTGGAGGCGGCCGTCATCGACGGCCTCTTCCTGCCGGTTCTCCTCGGCATCTGCACGCGGGAGATCGTCGCCGGGCGCAAATGGAAGGACCTGAAGATTCTCGGCGGCCTGCTGGCGCTGTCGCTGGCCAATGCGGTCTTCCACGTGGCGGTCATCGGCGGCGGGGACGACCACATGGCGATTCGCCTGGGCGTCGCCGCCTATGTCGTGCTGGTGATGATCGTCGGCGGCCGCATCGTGCCGAGCTTCACGCGCAACTGGCTCAACAAGGTCGGCCGCAGCGATTTCCCGGTGCCGTACAATCGTTTCGACACCGCGGCCATCCTTGCCGGCGTCGCGGCCCTCGCCGCCTGGACGGCGGTGCCGGCGCATCCCGCCACCGCCGGCCTCGGGATCGTCGCCGCCGTCCTGCACGCCATTCGCCTGCGCCGCTGGCGCGGCTGGACGACGCTGCCGGAAAAGCTGCTCGTCGTCCTCCACGTCGCCTATGCCTTCGTGCCCCTCGGGCTGCTCGCCATCGCGTTCAGCGCGCTCGGCTACCTGGAGGAGCGCTCGGTGCTCCACGTGCTGTCGGTCGGCGCGATCGCCTGCATGATGCTGGCGGTGATGACGCGCGCCAGCCTCGGCCATACCGGCCGGCCCCTGGCGGCCTCGCGCCTCACCGTCGCCGCCTATGTGGCGCTGGTGCTTTGCGCGCTGGTGCGCCCGTTCGGCGAAGTGCTTCCCGATGCCAGCGAACAAATCTATGCGGCCGCGGGCCTGCTGTGGATCGTGGCCTTCGGGCTCTTCTGCCTGGAATATGCCCCGATCCTCGCGCGCAAGCGGCGTGTGCCCCTGTGA
- a CDS encoding metal-sulfur cluster assembly factor: MDEQQKAALEEDIRKALRVIIDPEIGRNIVDLGLIYAVVVEEGGIARITMTTTTRGCPATAFLKEAVGNCVWDVPGVEYAEVHLTYEPPWTPDMMET, translated from the coding sequence ATGGACGAGCAGCAGAAAGCCGCGCTCGAAGAGGATATCCGCAAGGCCCTGCGCGTGATCATCGACCCGGAGATCGGCCGCAACATCGTCGATCTCGGCCTGATCTACGCTGTCGTCGTGGAGGAGGGCGGCATCGCCCGCATCACCATGACCACCACGACGCGTGGCTGCCCGGCGACGGCCTTCCTCAAGGAGGCTGTCGGCAATTGCGTCTGGGATGTTCCGGGGGTCGAATATGCCGAAGTGCACCTGACCTACGAGCCGCCTTGGACGCCGGACATGATGGAGACCTGA
- a CDS encoding DUF2249 domain-containing protein, whose protein sequence is MPDISTEIAPKVLDVRPTLKNGGEPFQEIMRAVQELLPGQGLKLVAPFRPQPLFRVMEGRGFDHEAREIESGHWEVLFTPRTGVPAVEISADADRPDTWPDPSIHLDLEDLDPPEPMVRILAAVEDMEEGEVLFAVLSREPLFLFPELTKRGHQWAGNFDDAGTAYRILVRVGRPKD, encoded by the coding sequence ATGCCCGACATTTCAACCGAGATCGCGCCGAAGGTGCTCGATGTCCGGCCGACCCTCAAGAATGGCGGCGAGCCGTTCCAGGAGATCATGCGGGCCGTGCAGGAACTCTTGCCGGGGCAGGGGCTGAAGCTCGTCGCCCCCTTCCGCCCGCAGCCTCTCTTCCGCGTGATGGAAGGCCGTGGCTTCGATCACGAGGCCCGCGAGATCGAGAGCGGCCACTGGGAAGTGCTGTTCACGCCCCGCACGGGCGTGCCGGCCGTCGAGATCTCGGCCGATGCCGACAGGCCGGACACCTGGCCCGACCCGTCGATCCACCTCGACCTTGAGGACCTCGATCCGCCGGAGCCGATGGTGCGCATCCTTGCCGCAGTCGAGGACATGGAAGAAGGCGAGGTGCTGTTTGCGGTCCTCTCCCGCGAACCGCTGTTCCTGTTCCCCGAACTGACCAAGCGCGGCCACCAGTGGGCCGGCAATTTCGACGATGCGGGCACGGCCTATCGCATCCTCGTGCGGGTCGGCCGGCCGAAGGATTGA
- a CDS encoding DUF2249 domain-containing protein: MSEQQEKPSIDVRTVPPRERHPRIFGMLGALLPGNSMLITSDHDPRPLHYQLETNFPGEFGWDYLEQGPDVWRVEIGRLDGGGGCDCCCGSDH, translated from the coding sequence ATGTCTGAACAACAGGAAAAGCCCTCCATCGACGTCCGCACGGTTCCCCCGCGCGAGCGCCATCCGCGCATCTTCGGCATGCTCGGCGCGCTGCTTCCCGGCAATTCCATGCTGATTACCAGCGACCACGACCCGCGTCCGCTGCACTACCAGCTCGAAACGAATTTCCCCGGCGAGTTCGGCTGGGACTACCTGGAACAGGGGCCGGACGTCTGGCGCGTCGAGATCGGCCGGCTGGATGGCGGCGGCGGTTGCGACTGCTGCTGCGGCTCGGATCACTAA